The following is a genomic window from Sporosarcina jeotgali.
ACCGAAGATTTTTCCTTCCGTCATTTTTTGTAACTCACTGCCCCCGAATTCTGTTTTCGCATCCCCGATAACATAAATCAGATCGCCTGAATTTTTGAACTCCTGCGTTGTAATATGAGTGAGATCTTTTATAAGACCTACCATTCCAATAACAGGTGTCGGATAAATCGCTTCACCATTTGTTTCATTATAGAGAGATACGTTGCCTCCAATAACTGGCGTACTCAAAACTTTGCACGCTTCACTAATTCCATCTGCCGCTTTCTCGATTTGCCAGAAAATCTCCGGCTTTTCAGGATTACCAAAGTTCAAATTGTCCGTAACCGCTAATGGTTCTGCTCCTGAACATACGATATTGCGAGCAGCTTCAGCCACAGCAATTTTCCCTCCAACTTCTGGATCCAGGTGAAGATAACGGGCATTACAATCTGTGGTCATGGCTAACGCCTTGTTCGTTTCGCGAATTCGTACAACAGCCGCGTCGGAACCTGGAGGGACAACTGTATTCGTCCTCACCATAGTATCGAACTGATTATAAACCCACTCTTTACTTGCAATTGTGGGCTGTGAAAGCAAACCAACTAAAGTTTCCTTGTAGTCATCAACCATGGGCGCAACGTTTTCCATTCCTTTAAAGTCTCGGAAATATTGTGGTTCAGTAGAGGGTTTGTAGTAAACGGGTGCTTCTTCTACCAATGCATCCACTGGAACGTTTGCAACAACTTCACCTTTATGAGTAAGTTTCAGCATCTTCTCTTCTGTAACAAAACCGACAGCTACTGCCTCAAGATCATATTTCGAAAATAGAGTTGCAATTTCTTGTTCGCTTCCCTTTTTAACGACAATAAGCATTCTCTCTTGAGATTCTGATAGCATCATTTCATAAGCAGTCATTCCGGGTTCACGCTGAGGTACCAGGTCAAGATTCATCTCAATTCCCATCCCTGCTTTACAAGCCATCTCCGCAGACGAACTTGTAAGACCTGCTGCCCCCATATCCTGGATCCCAACAAGTGCTTCATGCTGAATCAGCTCAAGGCAAGCTTCCATTAGCAGTTTTTCTAAGAAAGGATCTCCAACTTGAACTGCCGGACGATTTCCTTCAGACGAATCCGTCAATTCTTCCGATGCAAAAGTGGCTCCATGAATGCCATCACGACCTGTTTTCGCTCCAACATGCATGACACTATTGCCGGCTCCGCGGGCTTGACCTTTTTGAATATCTTCATGATTGATCAACCCGACGCACATGGCATTGACTAATGGATTCCCCTCGTAAGAAGGATCGAATTGAATTTCGCCGCCGACTGTCGGAATGCCGATACAATTCCCGTAACCGCCAATTCCTGCAACTACTTCTTTAAACAAGTACTTCACACGAGCACTTTCCAATTCACCGAAACGAAGGGAGTTCAATAGTGCGATAGGCCGGGCACCCATTGAAAACACATCACGGATAATCCCGCCGACTCCAGTTGCTGCACCTTGATAGGGTTCAATTGCAGATGGGTGATTGTGACTCTCGATTTTGAAAACGACGGCTTGCCCATCACCAATGTCAACAATTCCTGCACCTTCCCCCGGTCCTTGAAGCACGTGTTCCCCCGAAGTTGGGAATTTTTTTAATATAGGCTTGGAATTTTTATAGGAACAGTGCTCTGACCACATGACGGAAAACAAACCTGTTTCGGTATAATTAGGTGTGCGTCCTAGCATATTTTCAACCATTGCAAACTCTTCGTCTGTCAGACCCATAGCTGCATATTCACGCTGTGATTTAATCATTTCCGGACTTGGCTCAAGCAGTAACGACATAACTTTCCCTCCAATTTCTTACGATTGATTGAAATAGCTTTAATCCGTCTTCACTTCCAAGTAACTTGTCGACAGCACGTTCCGGATGAGGCATCATCCCTAATACGTTTCCGTTTTCATTTACAATTCCCGCGATATTCTCTAAACTGCCATTTGGATTATTCATATGATACGTAAATGCAATTTGATTGTTTTCCTTTAATCGTAAAAACGTCTCTTCGTCGCAATAGTAATTGCCTTCACCGTGAGCAATTGGGAGAGTAATCGTTTCGCCGTTTTCGTAGCCGGTCGTAAACGTCGTCGTATTGTTCTCTACTTTCAGCTGTGTCTGTTT
Proteins encoded in this region:
- the purL gene encoding phosphoribosylformylglycinamidine synthase subunit PurL translates to MSLLLEPSPEMIKSQREYAAMGLTDEEFAMVENMLGRTPNYTETGLFSVMWSEHCSYKNSKPILKKFPTSGEHVLQGPGEGAGIVDIGDGQAVVFKIESHNHPSAIEPYQGAATGVGGIIRDVFSMGARPIALLNSLRFGELESARVKYLFKEVVAGIGGYGNCIGIPTVGGEIQFDPSYEGNPLVNAMCVGLINHEDIQKGQARGAGNSVMHVGAKTGRDGIHGATFASEELTDSSEGNRPAVQVGDPFLEKLLMEACLELIQHEALVGIQDMGAAGLTSSSAEMACKAGMGIEMNLDLVPQREPGMTAYEMMLSESQERMLIVVKKGSEQEIATLFSKYDLEAVAVGFVTEEKMLKLTHKGEVVANVPVDALVEEAPVYYKPSTEPQYFRDFKGMENVAPMVDDYKETLVGLLSQPTIASKEWVYNQFDTMVRTNTVVPPGSDAAVVRIRETNKALAMTTDCNARYLHLDPEVGGKIAVAEAARNIVCSGAEPLAVTDNLNFGNPEKPEIFWQIEKAADGISEACKVLSTPVIGGNVSLYNETNGEAIYPTPVIGMVGLIKDLTHITTQEFKNSGDLIYVIGDAKTEFGGSELQKMTEGKIFGKSPSINLELEKLRQQQLLRAIQKGCVASAHDLSEGGLAVALSESLFGTNLGARIIVHMEAVTELFSETQSRFVVSVAPEQRDVFERIVQDARCIGTVTNNNHLTISHEQDGLLIETSVPTLEQAWKGAIPCLLN
- the purQ gene encoding phosphoribosylformylglycinamidine synthase subunit PurQ, producing the protein MKFAVIVFPGSNCDIDMFHAIQDELGEEVEYVPHTADSLEGFDAILLPGGFSYGDYLRTGAIARFSSVMAEVVKAADSGVPILGVCNGFQILLEAGLLPGAMRKNRDLAFICKQTQLKVENNTTTFTTGYENGETITLPIAHGEGNYYCDEETFLRLKENNQIAFTYHMNNPNGSLENIAGIVNENGNVLGMMPHPERAVDKLLGSEDGLKLFQSIVRNWRESYVVTA